A genomic segment from Cutaneotrichosporon cavernicola HIS019 DNA, chromosome: 7b encodes:
- a CDS encoding uncharacterized protein (Metal binding domain of Ada) — protein sequence MLAPESFSAYLTDDLKWTAVLGRDTCAETAFVYCVKSTKIFCRPTCPSRRPRRENVEFATDSIQAQVMGYRSCQRCLPEGLASPHEARQGIAVAHAQVIIREAVQAGRPVPSLVELAEMVGMSKFYFLRVFKSSVGLTPVRFARNLRGTVRTVRS from the exons ATGCTTGCACCGGAAAGCTTCTCTGCGTACCTAACCGACGATTTGAAGTGGACGGCCGTGCTTGGGCGCGATACTTGTGCAGAGACGGCTTTCGTGTACTGCGTCAAGTCGACAAAGATCTTCTGCCGCCCAACATGCCCCTCCCGCCGCCCCCGACGTGAAAACGTCGAGTTTGCCACCGACAGCATCCAGGCGCAGGTGATGGGCTACCGCTCCTGCCAACGCTGTCTACCCGAAGGTTTAGCGAGCCCCCACGAAGCTCGACAGGGCATTGCCGTCGCACACGCCCAAGTCATTATCCGGGAAGCCGTCCAGGCCGGCAGACCTGTGCCGAGCCTCGTGGAGCTTGCAGAGATGGTCGGCATGAGCAAGTTCTATTTTCTGCGCGTGTTCAAGAGCAGCGTGGGATTGACGCCTGTCCGTTTCGCTCGTAACCTGAGAGGCA CTGTGCGAACAGTAAGAAGCTGA
- a CDS encoding uncharacterized protein (SMP-30/Gluconolaconase/LRE-like region), with translation MSLPSSVQLLYPKVHAVLPNGFQRHPFKDTILCTDTTAALGNKSSPFVATHPSFLALLGPAPSVRVLAAQDRSFAHEAGVWVPTHDGAGEVWFTSNLYDGPTRSDGLRERTVEVSRINLGTGKVNPVQLPVYGGNGACPYGDYLLFCDQGAGRGVPSALTLVDPSNPADVRPILNNFHGRAFNSLNDVIVLPPRSTEDLPGSGEAESSRLPARGSTVWFTDPTYGHEQGFRHTPELPSQVYVFNPETGDIRAVADGFDHPNGICFSPDGKTCYVTDTAHIRGCGTLDPHKPSTIYAFDVVWPGVDLDIGGPSLQNRRLFAFADCGVPDGIKCDTLGNVYSGCGDGVHVWNKYGTLVGKIVLGLADDNIGAGCANFCFVPGGKLVCFAENRIYLVEGLAVEGALL, from the exons ATGAGCCTCCCAAGCTCCGTACAG CTCCTCTATCCGAAAGTGCACGCCGTGCTACCAAACGGCTTCCAGCGCCATCCTTTCAAGGACACCATTCTCTGCACCGACACGACTGCGGCGCTGGGTAACAAGTCGAGTCCGTTCGTGGCCACACACCCGTCCTTCCTCGCACTCCTTGGTCCAGCTCCATCGGTACGAGTACTAGCCGCCCAGGATCGTTCGTTTGCACACGAAGCCGGCGTGTGGGTTCCCACCCACGACGGTGCGGGCGAGGTATGGTTCACTTCCAACCTGTATGACGGGCCGACGCGCTCTGACGGCCTCCGTGAGCGCACAGTGGAAGTTAGCCGTATAAACCTCGGAACAGGCAAAGTCAACCCCGTCCAGCTACCAGTGTATGGAGGCAACGGCGCGTGCCCGTATGGCGACTACCTGCTGTTTTGCGACCAGGGCGCGGGTCGGGGCGTGCCGTCGGCGCTCACACTGGTGGATCCTAGCAATCCAGCAGACGTGAGGCCGATTCTGAACAACTTCCACGGTCGCGCATTCAACTCGCTCAACGATGTCATTGTCCTTCCACCCAGGTCGACCGAGGATCTTCCTGGCAGCGGGGAGGCAGAGTCGTCCCGTCTACCGGCTCGCGGCTCCACAGTGTGGTTCACTGACCCCACATACGGCCACGAGCAGGGCTTTCGCCATACGCCCGAACTTCCCTCACAAGTCTACGTCTTCAATCCCGAGACGGGCGACAtccgcgccgtcgcagACGGCTTTGACCACCCCAACGGCATCTGCTTCAGCCCCGACGGCAAGACGTGCTACGTGACAGATACCGCGCACATTCGGGGCTGCGGCACGCTCGATCCTCACAAGCCGAGCACAAT CTACGCGTTTGATGTCGTGTGGCCCGGCGTCGACCTGGATATTGGAGGACCGTCCCTGCAAAATCGCCGCCTCTTTGCGTTTGCCGACTGTGGTGTGCCGGATGGTA TCAAGTGCGATACTTTGGGAAACGTGTACTCGGGATGCGGTGATGGTGTCCACGTGTGGA ACAAATACGGCACACTCGTTGGAAAGATAGTGCTTGGCCTAGCTGATGACAACATCGGAGCAGGCTGCGCCAACTTCTGCTTCGTGCCTGGAGGGAAATTGGTGTGCTTTGCGGAGAACCGCATCTACTTGGTGGAGGGCCTCGCTGTTGAGGGTGCACTGTTGTAG